The window gacgcacacatacacaccttcgcGCGTGCAATCTCGAATTATTTTCCCGTTAGGAAACAAAAGCAGCTATTGTGCTGCGCATGGAGAAGTTATCTGGGGGAACACCCTGAGAGCACCGAGTGACTGCCAGACCATGTCTGCCGCGAATCAGATTGTCCTACATTGTTGAGTGAAATTTCAGCCGACATCAAAAGGTGTTTTTTTCCCCATTGGTCCATAGAGGGCATTTGATAGAGGTTGAATTGAGGCACTCATAGCTTGGTCCCATGGTAGGTTTAAAGCAGGAACACTGCAAATGAAATCTCCTTCGCATTCCACACGCTTGTTAAACTGACTTATGCTTCCTCTTATACTCACATTCTCGGTGTCTTTTTCAAGTCAGGTCACATCGCCTCTAATCGCtcaaataaaaccaaagtgtgtgtgggtggggagaTCGGCGCTTGAAACTTTAAAGGCCGAACCTTACAGAACATGAACTGAAGCCCATTAGCATGACTATTCACGTAGTCACATGAAATCAGTTATCCTAAACTTGTGTCACCTAGCCTACAGTGTTGTACAAACAATGTAACTTTGAAGTGAAatctgtaaaatgtaaaattccATCATTAAGACCTTTAGTATTTGGGGGTCAAAAATCAAGAGTTGCCTTATATTTTTACCAGCATATTCTCCTACAACTTGCTTAAGTTGTGCAAGTTGAAGTATCCTACTCCAAGGAAAGGCCACAACGAAGTCTGCAGACACCGGACTGTTGGACAGAGCTCGGCGTTGTGATAAGCAGCGTCGTGGTTTCGGATGGAAAAGTTATCCAGGCACATTGTTACCTGTCAATCATCGCGACATGTAGTGAAAAGGGTTTGCCGATACCGTAGCTTTGATGTGACGAAGGATGGAACCGCTCAATTAAAAGCCTATCAATGTGTAAGTAAATCAACGCCTATCAGTCTTGTCACATCAAACAAACGGTTATTGCACTAACCCGCCCACCCCATTAATCTCCCAGTGTGCGCTTGCCAACGTAAGGTCACGTCGGCGTTAGGGAAATCCCGGCACGGAGTCAATAAAGGAAAACGCATGCTGTATTCTTCTGCGTGTTGATCGATTGATCAAAGGAGAGCagaacagggggagaggagagcaaggaTAGGTGGGCTGCAGTGGGCTGCAGTGGCAGTTGTAAACGACCTTTCTACAACCGTTCCTTAGGTAGAGTTGACGAGAACAACAAACGGTGGCCATAAACACTGGATGCAGCGTTCCATTTTTGCCACAAACAAACGATGATAATTTTACAGAAACCGTGGtttgaaaaaatacaaaatatcaCCATTGTAAACACATTGAAGCAAAACACAGCTGTTGACAAAGTATTATTTTTCTCCCAGCTCTGCGTGATGACATAGCTCTCTTGTCTGAGCAGTAACTCACACACGCTGAAGAATACATGAAAGTGAAGCAGTGCCATATATCACACTTCTCTCCTGCACACTCATGTGTGCCCTAGCAAAGTCACATGGGGCCGTTTGTCATCCAAGCGTGCATTCTCATTTCGAACTCTGTGTTATAAGGGCTGTGGGCCAAGCCTGACACTTGTGAAATATATCTCCTGCTGACCCTGGCTACTGCTGTAGCCTGGCAATTAATCCTCGctctgcagaggagaggagagcaggataggagaggtggggagaggagaggggaggtggggagaggagaggggaggggaggtgaggagaggggaggtgaggagaggagaggagaggggaggtgggaagaggagaggagaggggagatggggagaggggaggtggggagatgagaggagaggggaggtggggagaggagaggtggggagaggagaggtggggagaggagagatggggataagagaggggaggtggggagaggagaggtggggagaagaAAGATGGGGataagagaggggaggtggggagaggagaggtggggtggggcCCATAAAGCATCCACAACACACCCTCACTAAGAGCTTCACGGAAGACCGCACAAACAACAGCAGTGATGACCAGTCAATGCTGCTCTTATTGATTGTCGTAGGAGCATGATGTTCCATTATTCCCCTCATGTCCCTTTTCCCCTTCATCTTGATCGTCATCCTTACTTTCATACAGTGTCTTTCAGTTGGATTTCCTTTCCTCCNNNNNNNNNNNNNNNNNNNNNNNNNNNNNNNNNNNNNNNNNNNNNNNNNNNNNNNNNNNNNNNNNNNNNNNNNNNNNNNNNNNNNNNNNNNNNNNNNNNNGGAAAGGTGTGACCGGTCTGACACCTGTTGTGACAAACTGTGAGAGAAAAGCTTGTGTGTAACACATCCAGCTTGAGTCACTGCTCCGATGAACCATGACGAATATCTCTGAAGGCTTTCTGTAGATTAACAGTTGGGCTGAGGTTTCCATCTAGTGGTGAGCCAAGGAATTGCACCACCTGGCCTCGAGATAGATCGAGGATGTTTCCTGTGTTGGAGTTCCTACCGTCCTACCGTAAGACACTTGCTCGGTCTCATCCTGAACAGCTTTGTAAAGCTGTTGTAATATCTCACACAATATATAGGCCCTGGCGAACACACCCTATTTTTCAATGAAGCAAGCGGGCTCTGAAGGCCCGCCCACCAATGAAAACGAAGATTTGGAAAATTAATATCGAGCAGaattgtttttagttttttttttttttggggggggggggggggggggggataaataaaacaacaaccCGTTTCTGGTTTCTGTTTGTGACAATTGTACCGAAAACAACAAACGGCTTTTTGTCATGGGAACTTCCGGCTTGGACTACAAAATTACGTCACCCCTGAGCGCGCGAATTTTGCACCGGAAGCAAGCTCAATTTAGTGTGTGCGAAAACACGCTTGTTGTGTACTATTGTAGGCTGCTGTTCCTTCTTCCTAACATTCATTACTTCTATTTTCGTAAAGTTACAACTTACCAAATGTACTTCAAGTGATAGCTAGCTAGTAATCCTATAGATTTTTCGGTATTTGTGTAGCAAATTTTGCTAGTCGGTGCAGTCATGTCTGATGCCATATCTGATGCTGGCAGCGACATTAGCGGAGATGACAGTCAAGAAGATGTGATGACTCCGGCAGAGCTCATTACAAAGCTAGAAGAGGTAATATCCCAGAAGTTCATTGTTGTTTGAGAGATGTTGTGAGGCGTATCTGTTTAACTTTCTGAGGTCTGGTTTCCTTTGCAAACTCCCCTAATAGCGCATAAGAACAAAAGCAAAGGCAAGCCCTGGGACACTTGCCGTGGTGAGACGCATCTTGACAGCAACAATGTATCTTCCCGTTTTCTTCTAGGCCTGGCTGAATGAGAAGTTTTCTCCTGAACTTCTCGAGAATAAATCAGAGATGGTAGAATGTGTAATGGAACAACTCACTCATATGGTATGTAAACATAGCACCCAGGTTATGTTTTCGCACTTTACGTTCGTACATTTGCGGGCTATAAAGCTAACGACAATTATGTCGTCCCTGCATAGGAGGCTAACCTGCAGAGGGTTAGGAAAGGTGATTTGAAGGCCAGTATACACCGTATGGAAATAGACAGGATCCGCTTCGTTCTCAGTAGCTACCTGCGGTCCCGTCTCCAGAAGGTAGGCCAGCAGTTAAACCATGAATGCATGACGTACATACATTtgtgttgcttgctttttccacaggtacagtcttgcacttttgaggttcttactgtttaattgtaacttgtctaactacatgctcttattgttctgccctttgggacttatttggtttcacaccgtatgctacatgtttaggggctatctcgttgttatgatcagtgacctatgcacttttgtaaaactctcttggaagtcgctttggataaaaccgtctgctaaatgcataaatgtaaatgacgtATCAGCTAAATCACCTGGACGTCATGAGTAGAGGGATATCAACGTTACTAGGATCAATACTATGATTAAACCTAGCAAAGCTCCCAAGTTCCATTCATTTCTGACTCGTTCTGCTTGTTTAGATCGAGAAATTCTTCTCACATGTCCTGGAGAAAGAGAAGTCACGAGCCGAGGGAGATccatccttcctgtctcctgagGAGTTCGCTTTTGCCAAAGAGTAAGTTTCCTGCTCTTTAACTCTTCAGCTCTGCTATgctgacacagagagggaggggttttGTGggtcaggtgtgtttgtgttctgaagTACATTCCTTGTCTCTCCCCAAGCAACGTAGCAATATCAAACCACTAATCTGTTTCCCTGATCCACTGTACAGATACCTGGCCAACACAGAGATGTATCTGAAGGCTGTAGCTTTAAAACACATGCCCCCTAACCTGCAGACGGTGGACATGCTGAAAGCTGGTAGGAGCTGTCAAATGTAAAAGCTCATCGATCTGTCCAAACAATTTCAAAATGtttattgatgtgtgtgtgtgtgtgtggtgtgtctagTGCCAGAGCCATGCCTGGACTCCTTTGTGTTcctgagagtgaaggagagacaggagaacatCATGGTGGAGCCTGAGACTGATGATCAGAGGTAACACACCTGCATTCCAGACTAGTCCCCAACCTGCTGCCTACCTGACATCAGTCTGCATGTACTCTTACTGTCCACTAGGTGGCGGTATTGGCCTACAACTCATTACATCAGTATTTCACCATTGAAAGTAAGCAGTAAATGGTGGAATTGAATTATGGACTGATCAAACAATAGTTTTAAATGAAAGTACACCAGATtctttatgtgtttgtttgtttgttttccttcagAGAGTATGTTGTCGATTTCGAGGAAGGTTCACAGCATCTTATACGATATCGGACCATCGCACCGTTTGTTTCCTCTGGAGCGGTTCAGCTCATTTAACTATCCAGGTACTAGTCTGTGTTTTAGTCCTTCAGTCCGTGTTCTGGAGGTCATGTTCTGTGCTGTATACATGGCTATGGTCTTTGCCTGACTGTGATATATATCTTACATAAGCctcagtgttttttttcctgtcACTATTTTTAGCCCACACTTTTTGCTCTGGACATTGTTTCATGGCAACCGAAATTTGTTCTATCTGACACCACATTGCCGGAACGGTAATGAGGGGATTTGACGTTTGAATGGGTCCATGGCTCTTGAACGTTGGAAGTCCTAATCCTCCCAGAGTGTAGATAAATGTCTCAGCAGGGCTTACCAAAACAGCTTTGGGAAAACACTGATGGAAGAAATCTGCTTATTTGATGCTGCCACAACTGGCTGGCCAGTTATATCAACTGCAGAATATGACAGAATAATAAACATTTCTGATAGTGTGTCAATATATTTTCTGAATTTGTTCTcttatttttttcccctctaTTTTTTCAGGTGCCTGTTTATCCTCGGTTGAGATGCAGTGTGTTGCTCGCTTCAGTTTGAGATGGTTGACTGGAGGATCTTGTCGGCTCATTATTGAACTCCTCTGAGCAAATGAGAGTGGACGTGTTCTAATTAGGACCCTAAAGATCCAGGAATGAGCCCCACCACTCTGCCTAGCTGTGGACAGAGCTTTCTCAACTGCACTTCTTACCTGAGAGGAAACAGACTACTCCAGGGGCCTTCTGTGTATTTTCACAAGTAGTGAATGAGCATATGTGGGCCACATGAGACTGCGATGGTCGTATGTGATTACAGGACAGGCCCTCCATAAATGagatacacactctcacacccaTGACACTCTTGGGTGACTGCTTCGTCTCAGCAATGACTATATTTTGTGTAGTAATTGTTCTGTTGTCCATTTGGTCATGCTTTCCCTTTTGTAAATAtattgttttggtgtgaagCTGAGTTGTCTTGTTTCAGGTAGGATGGTAATGCAATGATTTCCAGGTTGTGATCATTTTCACTTTTAGAATAAGCCATCACATTCGTATTTCCTGTTGTCTGAGTGGTGGTATCTCTCAATTTTCTCCTGAATCGTGCAGTTCAGTCTATTTACATGTGCATTGTTAGTGTCTGACATCTTGGGAGGTATCTCATGCTGTCTTATAACTCTCAGTCAAGTTAATAAATATGATACTTGGAACAGTTTTAATACCGCCCATGAGTGAAATAAGAGCATTCCAAACCACGAGTGACAGAAGGATGTTCAAGTTTGTGTGATttgtcaaacaggaagtgtgtagTAGCTACTGTTTCCATGGTCCTTATCCTCCAATCACCTTCGAGACTGAGCCAGAAGTGTGC of the Hypomesus transpacificus isolate Combined female unplaced genomic scaffold, fHypTra1 scaffold_31, whole genome shotgun sequence genome contains:
- the gins4 gene encoding DNA replication complex GINS protein SLD5 isoform X1 encodes the protein MSDAISDAGSDISGDDSQEDVMTPAELITKLEEAWLNEKFSPELLENKSEMVECVMEQLTHMEANLQRVRKGDLKASIHRMEIDRIRFVLSSYLRSRLQKIEKFFSHVLEKEKSRAEGDPSFLSPEEFAFAKEYLANTEMYLKAVALKHMPPNLQTVDMLKAVPEPCLDSFVFLRVKERQENIMVEPETDDQRWRYWPTTHYISISPLKRVCCRFRGRFTASYTISDHRTVCFLWSGSAHLTIQVPVYPRLRCSVLLASV
- the gins4 gene encoding DNA replication complex GINS protein SLD5 isoform X2, which translates into the protein MSDAISDAGSDISGDDSQEDVMTPAELITKLEEAWLNEKFSPELLENKSEMVECVMEQLTHMEANLQRVRKGDLKASIHRMEIDRIRFVLSSYLRSRLQKIEKFFSHVLEKEKSRAEGDPSFLSPEEFAFAKEYLANTEMYLKAVALKHMPPNLQTVDMLKAVPEPCLDSFVFLRVKERQENIMVEPETDDQREYVVDFEEGSQHLIRYRTIAPFVSSGAVQLI